The Pan paniscus chromosome 23, NHGRI_mPanPan1-v2.0_pri, whole genome shotgun sequence genome includes the window CACCTAGGAAGGGGGACCAGCAGCATTGGAAAGATGCAGGTGTGTCTACAAcaatggcacacagtaggtgcctgAAAGGGTATCAGTTAAATCAGAACACATCCCCCAGTctgttttactgatgagaaaataaaGGCTCAGATAAATTGAGTGACTGAGGCCCTACAGGCCTAAGATTGCATAGCTAGTGGTACCTTGTCCAGTTCGGAGAACTCGATCCTCTCCTCCAGGGTGCAGCTCCGGCCGATGGGCGAGATGTTCAGCATGCCATTCCGAAACTCGATGAAGGTTCCACTGGTGGTGAGGGAGGGCGGGGAGCCAGAGAGAACCAGAACGGCCCTGAATTCAAATCTAGCCCCACCTGGGACCCCAGCCTCCTAGGACTTCAAAGGGGACAAGAATCCACACTCCCCGCAAAAAATCAGGGGCCCAAGTATCTCCAGGCTCCCTCTGAGGGACCCACACTTCTCCTCCCTCAGGCCCCAGGTTCTGGAGACCAGGCTGGTGGGACCTCACCGCTTCTTGGGCAGCCTGAGCAGGGCCATGTAGCTGAGGCAGAAGTTGATCAAGTCCTGCAGCAGCTCCTCCCCCAGGTGGTTCTGGATGGTCTGGCCAAGGAACACAGGGCTCTGAGCGTGGCCTGGGCTGCCTGACCCTGAGACAGGCACAGTGTCTCTCCCCCAGCCCAGGACAGAAGCCCCCTTGGACTGCTCCACTATGGAAAAGTGGGGTGCCCCTGGCTAAGCCCTGGGGGACACTGACCTGCTTGGAGAGCAGTCGTCCGTGCTTATACTGCACCGTCCCGTTCTCGGCAAACACATAATCAAACTTCTCAATGACTTCGAGGTCACATAGAggacaggaggaagaaagagtgtGAGACCACGTCTGTGACCCCACGGGCAAGTAAAGAGAGAGGAAGCCTACACCCTTGGTTTCACATTCAAAGGCCATTTGTTCAATCTGAGGCTGCAACCTGCTTCTCCAGCCTTTCTCCCTCTGCAGCTTGGTTTTCTTccaaagaagccagtcacaccTGTGGGCCTCTGCACACAGGCATCCATGCAGGTCCTTCTGTCAGAACCGCCCTTCCCTGGCTTCCCTGCCACTCATCCTCCAAGATCCAGCTTCCTCCTCTGGAAGCCATGCAGTACTCTCTGGCAGAGGGCATCATTTCCACTCTGTGCTCCCCTGCCCCTCTGCAGAGGGGCTCCCTTCTGTTCTATAGCTGCCATCGCACTGGGTTCTCAAGGCTGGCTGCATGGGAGAGTTGGAGGTTTCAGCTCTGACTGCCACGAGAAGCagctggagtgggtgggaggtgggaggcgcAGGGAGCACAGCCCAGAGGCTGTTGCGGGGTCTGGGTGGCACGTGGTTACCTGGACTATGATGGCGTGGTGGAGATGGAGACAGAGGGGACAGGGAGATATTTTGGGGTTTGCTGATAGAATAAACAAGAGgtggggaaaaggaaaaattcGAGGAAGTTGCTGGCTTGAGGAACTGGAGGCACCCACTTTGACTGGGCTGAGACCAGGGGCTCTGAGGTCCAGTCGATTTCCTGGATAACTTCAGACTCATCCTCTGTTAAATGGGATGATCACGCCTACTCTAAAGTGTGATTGTGGGGATCAAATGCAATGACATTAACACATGATCATTTTTGACAAATGGTAGCCATCATTGGTTctgcccttttatttatttatttatttatttatttatttatttttggatgtgtagcctcactctgtcacccaggctggagtgcagtggcctgatcttggctcactacaacctccgcctcccaggttcaagcgattctcctgcctcggcctcccgagtagctgggattacaggcacgtgccaacacacccagctaattttttgtatttttagtagagacggggtttcaccatgttggccaggctggtcttgaactcctcatctcaagtgatccatccacctcggcctcccaaagtgctgggattacaggcgtaagccaccgtgccggcTGGTTcagcccattttaaagatgaggaaatcaagactCAGCAGGGAGAAATGAGAATGTAAACTGCATAAGGGCAGGTTCTGCTTGCTTTGCCCCAGCCATTTTTCAAGGGCCTGGCACAATCCCTGGCAATAGGAGGTGCTCAAGTGTTTGTCAAATCAGTGAGGGAACTATCTGGCTGCTCTCTCTCTATTTCTTCTGCCCCACAGAAGCAGGACTGGATCTTTGAAGACGCCCAGGAATCTCTCAAACTCCCCACTCCCTCTACCCCCAGCCTCACTCCTACCTTCATCCCCGTCACCCAGCTGCTCAGCGATCTTACAGTAGTCAGAGCCGCCCACCACACCGATCTGCACTCTACTTCGCAGCTTCTGCAGGAAGGCAGCCACCTCAGGGTCAATTTTCTATGGGGGGAGAGGGGAAGCATAGCATTCTGGCTTTCAACATGTCTGGGACCTCCACTTAGCCCTCACTTAGTGCTGAGAACCCAGGAAGCCCACATTCTACCTGGATCTGAAGCAGTACAAAGCTTAGACACCAAAAATTAGACAGGTTGGACACCGTGGCTCAggtctgcaatcccaacactttgcgaggccaaggcagaaagatcacttgacccaggagtttgagactagagcCTAGGCAGCAAAGGAAGAcattgtctctatgaaaaaaaaattttttttggagacaaatttttgctctgtcatccaggctggagtgcagtggtgtgattctggctcactgaaacctctgcccaggctggagtgcgatggcgtgatctcagctcactgcaacctctgcctcccgggttcaagcgattcttctgcctcagcctcccgagtagctgggattacaggcgcctgccaccatgcccagctaagttttaaatttttagtagagacagggtttcgccatgttggccaggctggtcttgaactcctgacttcaggtgatccatccgcctgggcctcccaaagtgctgggattataggcgtgagccaccgtgcctggccgaaaatttttaaaaattagccaggcatgggctggcacggtggttcacacctgtaatcccagcactttgggaggcccaggagggtggatcacttgatgtcaggagttcgagaccagcctggccaacatggtgaaaccctgtttctactaaaaattaaaaaaaaaaaaaaaattggccatgcgcggtggctcacgcctgtaatcccagcactttgggaggccgaggcgggtggatcacaaggtcaggggatcgagaccatcctggctaacatggtgaaaccctgtctctactaaaaaatacaaaaaaattagccgggcgtggtggcacgcgcctgtagtcccagctactcgggagggctgaggcaggagaatggcgtgaacttgggaggcagagcttgcagtgagccgagatcacgccactgcactccagcctgggcgacagagcgagactccgtctcaaaaaaaaaaagaaaaaaaaaattagctgggcgtggtggcaggcgcctgtaatcccagctactcaggaggctgaggcaggagaatcccttgaacccgggaggtggaggttgcagtgagccgagatcatgccatcacactccagcctgggggacaagaatgagatttcatctccaaaaaaaaaaaaaaaaaagatattagccagacatggtggcacttgcctgtagtcccagctaccagctactccagaagctgaggcgggagaatcacttgagcccaggagttcgaggctgcagtgagctgtgatagcgccactgcactccagactgagtgacagagtgagaccccggtctctaacaacaacaacaaaatagcatCACAATCAAGTTGATTTTTGAGGAGccaaagaacaataacaaaaatagccTCACAAAACGATGCTTAATATTTGCTCTGGGCAAATAGATCCAGATAAAGGCCTGGAGGGAAGCCACACCACAGTAACCACATTAACTTGGGGAGCCGGCCAGGCTCCCCAAGTGCGGTCAGAGCGGACTTTACCCTTCTCTGTTACGTTTCCATTCTTTACCAGGAGAGTGTGCTCATGAAAATGTGTACgattaaaaattaactttcaaaaGGCACTAAGCACAGAGGCTGGCCCGTAGACAAATTAATAGGCTGTTCTTATTCAGGTTGTTATGTTTGTGGAGCAAAAGGTCAGAGGGAGGGGTCAGAACTGTGCCTAGGCCCTGCcacctttgttccagttcttttattcatttatttgtttgtttgagacggagtttcactcttgttgcccaggctggagtgcaatggcacaatcttggctcactgcaacctccacctcctgggttcaatcgattctcctgcctctgcctccccagtagctgggactacaggcacacgacaccacgcccagctactttttgttttgttttgttttgagactgagtctccctctgtcgcccaggctgtagtgcaatggcacattctcggctcactgcaacttctgcctctcgggttcaagtgattctcctgcctcagcctcccgactagctaggattacaggtgcatgccaccatgcctggctaattttttgtatttttagtagagacagggtttcacgatattggtcaggctggtcttaaactcctgacatcgagatctgtccgcctcggcctcccaaagtgctgggattacaggcgtgagccactgaacccagcctaatttttgtatttttagtagagacggggtttcaccatgttagccagactgatctagaattcctgacctcaggtgatctgcccaccatggcctcccaaagtgctgggattacaggcgtgagccacagcaaaTGGCCCACCTTTGCTCCAGTCCTGCTATCTTCCTCCTGGATCCACCCCTGCAGGAAGGCCTCCAGGGCCCAAGCCAGGGCAACTTCACCACAGAGGATGGGGCGGGGCATTCGGGACCTAAGAGAGGAGGCTAAGACCTGGGTTCCCATCAGCCACTGCCCAGTAAAGCCCATCCCACTGCTCCCCCACGCTAGGAGACCTGTCGGTTGGTCCTTGAGGCCCCCAGACTGGAGGGTGGGTTACCCACAGGGAGGGCATGAATGAAGCCTGCTTACTGATGCATCCAGCTGGTGAGGGGGCTTTTGGGGACTCACTCACAATGAGACCCAATGGGAGAAAAACTGAGCAGAGGTAAGAGGCTCAACACAGCGAGAGTCTTTAGAAGAAAACTACACTCTTACCCTCACTATTCCTCAGTGTCCTCACAGCAAACAGGCTAGGCCTGGAGCCTCTCACATCCGGGTGGGTAGAGCTCATAAACGAATTTGAAAAGAAGCCCTCTCTGCTCCACGACTGGGGGTGGAAGGTAAAGTGGGTGATGGGGCTTCAGAAACTAGACCCAGTCCCAGGCCTGCAAAGGTCGGGGTGGGAAGACTCCGAGACGCCCTGTCTCCCACCAGATGATGACTGACGCTTGGCTGTGTGCTTGTGTGCCTGGAACCCCGGTTCAGAAGCCAGCTCCGACCACTGGTGTGTCGTAGGGCTGAACTAGGGTGGGATCCCCAGCTCAGGAGGCGGGGGCGTCCGTGAGCCAGGCCTTAGCGGCGTGTGAAAGCCtctagggagggagggagctagGCCCCTGCTCGCAGCCTCCTCCCTCCAGTACTGGATCCAACCCCAGCACTCCCAAGCAGAACACAGGCAGGGACGCTGCGGGGTCAGTGACGTAAGGGCCAGGTCCCCTCACTCCCGGTGGGTGGCCCCGGATGTCAGGGGGCCGGGTACCGCCGCATCCCACACTCGCTCCCCGGGTGTCCACGGTCACGCTGCTGCAGACCCCACACTCAGCCTCGGGGGTGTCCGCGTGACACTCCCGGCGGGAGCTTCCAATCTTCAGGGTCCTACCTGGCGAGCCGGCGTGAGGGTCCCGTCCACGTCAAACAGGCAGAGGACGCGCTCCTTCCTGCGGGCTGCCTGGGC containing:
- the PMM1 gene encoding phosphomannomutase 1 isoform X2 encodes the protein MAVTAQAARRKERVLCLFDVDGTLTPARQKIDPEVAAFLQKLRSRVQIGVVGGSDYCKIAEQLGDGDEVIEKFDYVFAENGTVQYKHGRLLSKQTIQNHLGEELLQDLINFCLSYMALLRLPKKRGTFIEFRNGMLNISPIGRSCTLEERIEFSELDKKEKIREKFVEALKTEFAGKGLRFSRGGMISFDVFPEGWDKRYCLDSLDQDSFDTIHFFGNETSPGGNDFEIFADPRTVGHSVVSPQDTVQRCREIFFPETAHEA
- the PMM1 gene encoding phosphomannomutase 1 isoform X1, whose amino-acid sequence is MAVTAQAARRKERVLCLFDVDGTLTPARQKIDPEVAAFLQKLRSRVQIGVVGGSDYCKIAEQLGDGDEVIEKFDYVFAENGTVQYKHGRLLSKQTIQNHLGEELLQDLINFCLSYMALLRLPKKRGTFIEFRNGMLNISPIGRSCTLEERIEFSELDKKEKIREKFVEALKTEFAGKGLRFSRGGMISFDVFPEGWDKRYCLDSLDQDSFDTIHFFGNETSPVSVAHPRFPPTQWTVRSQVWWLLQRKSPEVKARTWGNTTDLLGGSWRTTIAHQPRYTDWKAGAPRGWALVLHHTASQGRSDKG